TCTAAACTTATAGTCAATAatcaaaaaaaacacaaaagtcaaacatatcaaataatcacacaaataaatgccctaaatccaaaataattttctaagacctatacgatagtctaaaggatcgcatcctagggaatgtactagtcccatacctaatacactccgaaggacagcctgctcttgataccaactgtaacaacccgcacttccggactattaaattctaaatcgaaaactaaaaataaaatatattattactcgataattctaatagatcacgaaattcaaagcagcggtcaaactcaataatcaaaatcataaaaatagagacgcagctccacaaatccgataataattttctaacagataattaaatttattctctaaaaacaaaatctttattctaattcaaatagcacaaaacgaagcagcacagatctccacatagttctcattccttaatcttaatatgctccaaattccgaacctgaaatgttaaaaggggtgagctacacagctcagcaagtacaaattgactaacttttaaacagaaaaacaatgggtgttttgataaaacgatttttcttaaaacaataataattttgtaaaacattttctaaaataaatccaacccaaagttttatattttaaaattcagaatttaaaacagaacagagcagaatttataacagtacagattttataacagatctgagcagaataaaacagaacgaaacgataattcttataaataccatagtcttgatctacggccacactttgccagtagccggcatctaattcttattcttattctttataccacactttgccagtggtcggcatctaaagttcaataattacgcgcccttaataggtatctaaagttgcacacttgtgcgcctactaagggtatctaaggctagttccggaactatagcgtaaattacgaacggttcgaaaacgtagagactgggttctaaaattcacaaatacttatatcttataatttcgaaatcaaagtttttatatcttatatgaaattaaaaacagaactgaaatatcttttcggaaatttaaaagtaagtcaaaaggtacttacctcaaagcctgaccagatctgaatttactctttttgaccctctaaacgatattttcttgaaaaacacgaaacacgaaagctgaagataacgaaaagacctttctgaaaagtccagaatcactgaattctgacttacgatgaattttctacgaattttacaagacagctgatttttgctgagaaagtcctacgaattttaatgataaaaacaaggaatacgaatatggtgtatttataacgatacaaaaccctatatctcaactaggaaataataatatttcctcctaaagatttacaacctctccaagtaaattccataaataaaatatttgacacacacaattacctaaattaaaaaaatttcgattttctaaattattcttacacttatttccacaaataacaaatcttttcacaaatcaactaccttgcacaaaatgttttcagaatattctaattttaaaatatttatctagacaaattaatatctaatttctaataaataaattaaaaataaaattacgaattttacaCTAGCAAAGTACTCGCATCTAAAACCAATCTGCGTAACTGTGAACTGTGAATGGTGATATTATGTTGAATCTATGCACTGTAGTACTATACAACTCGAAGGACAGCACATTCAAGTATCTCTGTGAGGCAGTTCAAAAGAGTTCCATGAAGAACCTGATATGTATACTTATGTTGAGAGTATAGTTTCGACTTGTCTTTAAAGTGAGCTTGCAGGAAACGGTAATAATCGGAATAAGCTATAATTTTGATATGTCTTTTTTGTCAGTTTGATTATCCTCGTTTATAACCATCGGGTTTTTTTAATCAAGTGATCAGTACCGTTAGATTCAAAAATTAAAAGAATATACACTATTCAAGCTCCCAAATTTGAAActcaccaacaacaaatatttttattattatttatacactattAAAACTCCCGAATTCGAATcccaccaacaacaaatatttatattattatttatacactacccaAAATTCAGTTTCGAATTTCAACAACAACAAATATTATATtgttatttataaatatactaataagaTAATGAtctaaaaagaaatttattacaatttcaaataatactataaaatattaatgaaaacCCGTGCATCTTACTGATCGTAAAACTAGTATATACTAATTTCTTTATCATAGTAGGTTGTGAGTTCAAAATTAACAAGCAAATTAGTGAAGGTAAGAGTTTAAAACTATGATCAACCTGTATACTTATGTTTAACACCAACACTGATTAAAACTTTAATGATCATAAGAAAAGGTTGCCAAGAACAGTTAAATCAAAAACAAAGGTTAATGCTCAAGGCCACTGCAGTGCACAGAGAGAGATAAATTCTTACTCCTTCAGCATAATAAACAGATAGATGTCCTGCGCTCATAGTTCATAACTTGACACCAACATGAACATGAGAGAATCAGCAAGgggtaaaataaaattttaccgttttttatcattaatttttttgaaaatatatgaaAGTGCCCCCCGAAAGTTAAAAAATATAAGGATATATTCACAAAATATGATCGGTGTCCCCCGAAAAATAATTCCTGGATCCGCCCGCCATTGCAACTTCATTTGCATCCCCCAGTCCAAGTGCTCTGCTTGCCTTGCATATAGGCCTTATCAAGAAATTAGTGAAAATGTAAAATGCATTTTTTATGTATAAATTATAATAAAGAAGAAACTTGGAACAAAATAATGAAAAAAACACATAATTTATGTGACACAAATACTATTTTTAGCTTATAAGTTATACTCGACAAAGAAATAAAATAGAAGCCAACAAAGTGTTGGTACAGTGGTTGAGTTCTTGTATACGTTTACGGGAGTTCACGAGTTTGACTTTCTTCGTGTATTTGTGTAATCAATTAGCAAGAAAAAATAGAGACAACAAAATAAAAAGACAAAGATGGGAAAGTaatacaaaaataaaataaaaaatatttacacTAAAATGTAAATTAAAAAAAAGTTGTGGAAACAATTTTGTCTAAATGCATTGTTTCTTGTTAAGTTCTGGAACAATGCTATATTCCAAGTCTTTTGTCGTTTTACATGTTCTGCCCCCACAAATGATGTACACTTTGGAACTGTTTAGCAGCCAAGAGTTCAATAATTAAGCAAGTAGCAATTATTTACAAAGCAACCAATCACAAACTTGCAATAGAGAAAGATAAGTACAGCAATAAGTGAACACCTTTCCCATTGATACAAGTTTTCAGAGCTTACGTgtagaaataaaataaatcaacTAAATTAACAACAATGATTAATTGTTGATTAATCGATCAACAATGTTTATCTGTTCGTGAGGGTTGGCTTAATTGATTAAACaggggataattatcctcttgaTCACATATTCGAATCATAATCCTACCTGCACCAGAGCATGTCGTTTAAGTAAACTGGGGAGTGCGAACCCGAAGGATAGCGGCTCCGAATTCTTAcgataaaagaaaaacaataatGCTTGATCCTGATTATCTACCTTCAATTCTGTATCATGTTTTTCATTTTGTGATTAGACTTGTAAAATGCTATCCATTTGTCTGTAATCCATAATATACTAAGCAAGACTGCACAAACAATCACACACATCCAAGAAATCCAAGCCCACCTGGGAACTGCACCATCTGCAGCACCACTGGTGTAAAAAACACCCATTCTGTACACAAACAATGGTCCAAGAACCCCTCTAACAACTGTATAAAACCCGTAAAACAGCGGAGACAAGAACTGATGCAGTCTTCTGGCAGCAGGGAAGTCGGATTTTCGGTATCCAGCAAGGCTCCAGGTGTTCTGACAAGCGCTAGTGATCTCAGCGAGAATGAGGAGAACGAGAATCGGAACTGAGCCATGACAAACCACGAATCTACATGTCGCGAAAACGTAGAGAGTGGCTAAGTGATGAGCAATGAAGAGAATGTCAGTTGGTAAGAAGACCATGTAGTGTAGAAGATCTATGACAAAGTATGCAATGCTGAAGTCAAGTACCATGTTCTGGAACATGGTATTCGGAGAAGTGAAAACAGAGAGCTGGGACTGGGACTGGGACTCTGAGTCCTGTAATATCGCGAAAACGGATAAAACAACAGCTGGGGTTCCGTGAGCTAGAGAGGTGAAAGAACTTGAGGCATCAGCTCTGTGTTTGGAGTCCCATGAACTGAATAGTTTGAAGTAACTGAAGAGATAGATGATGAGGAACATGAATATGAATGTAGCAAGGGGTGAGCTATAGAGAGTCAACGTATCTGATCCTATATAAGTGCTCATCAAGGCATTCAAGATTTTCTCCATCTTTATGTAAAGAGCTAAAACTGAAATTGCTATCCACTCCAGAGAGGGTAAGTAGTAATTTATAGCATGATACCTTTGGAATCTTAACTACTAGGAATATCCTAGATGGATAATACCAAGTGAAAATATTAGGTagctaatttttttaaaaaaaataaatttatactGGCAAAAAAGAAGCTATTTGTATTGCAATAGcttttttatatataatgaacagtttaaataaatatgaaattgTTTAATCTGAGGCGTGCACGTTTTGATTCTAGATATGCTTACAGGATATTCTTATCCGTACCAGTACCGCAACCTTAAAGATGCGTGTACTCGCGTAGATATTCGCATCCTCCTGAAATAATTAGAAGATAACAAATGAAAATACAGATGTGCATGTGCAAGTAGTATGTGCAAGCAGTATATCGAGCCTCGATATAGGCTTTTACAACCCTCGTTTAATACACAATAACATGTCGCAAAATTAAAGCTATATGAAGCCAAATATGCTACATTAGCTTCCACCTAGTAATCTACTCATATCTGCCAGCTAGATAACAAGCAGCTATAACTTATACCGGTATAGTTTGGCATTTAAGTAGGTACACCTCGCAGCAGGGATCTTACATCACCATTCCTCCATCGATAGTAAGAACCTGCAAGGCAGCACAACAATTGATACGCTCACTCACAGCTTATAGAAGGGTAcagaaagaaaataaaataaagttgCCTTGTATCGAATTTTGCAGTGACAGAAAGGATGGGGGAAGCTTTAACATATGAACAAAGATCAAGTTCTGGAACTAATTTAGCCAAATAAATTGCTCAATCGAATGAAATATAGTCGTGTTACATACCTGCCCAGTCATGTAGGCAGCAGCAGGATTAAGAGCTAAGAATTCAACCAATCCGGCCACTTCTTCTGGTTGTCCATACCTTCCTGGATTTTGTATCAAGGGAAAGTGGTTAGCAATGATTCTATATGTTCTCCATGAAGCTATCCGTTGTTAAAAAGACAAGTTAGGGGTCACACATAAAGGAGCAGTCACGAAGCAATTTAAAATCAAAATGATGTGCCTACGTGTAGTGCATACATCTGACTAATATAACAAGTTGAAACATTCATATTCCTTGATATACCAGTCTACCACAATAAAAAAATTCAACATAAGCCAGGCATATTCAAAATGGACATATTGTTACATGTAGGTGAACCGTGAACAAGCAGATTTTAACGCATCGATGATAAAGGGTAAACTGAGCTAGGGAATTGGTTCATATTTCATCATTGGGAGAAGAATAAATACTATATTTTCCAGTAAGCTCAATGACTAAAAACTGGAGTGAAACGATGCAAGATAACCATGCCTTAACTCTGACAAACAAATAAAATGCTCAAAAAAAGCACATATtttgttaatatctcacccaagGGGATGGTTCCCAAAATCTTTTTCTCAATGTCTTCCCCAAGCTTGGCAGTCATGTCTGATGCAATGAATCCCGGAGCCACCGCATTCACCTAAGTATGAAAGGCGGTTTTAAATTTATTTCCCATGACTATCATCAATCAACAATTGCATCTCACTGTTTCTTCGCTATATGGTAATACTTGTGGACACTCACATTAATGTTTCTGCTTGAATATTCCTTTGCCACGGCCTTGGTGAAACCAATTACCCCTGCTTTTGCAGCACTGTAATTTGCTTGCCCGGCATTGCCAACAAGACCAACAACTGATGCTATATTTATTATCCTCCCCTGAGATAAAAGCCATCACGGAATTAAAGTCCATGGCAGAAAGATAATGCTCAATTGTAAAAGCTATATAGCGAAATTCAAAACCAACAGTTTGATTGTTTCACATTTGAGAATCGAGAAGACTACGCCAGCCTTATGACCTTATCTACATCACATGTTCAGCAAAAAGCAGAAAACTTAAAGACTGTCGAGTAAAAAGTGTATAccttctttttcttcatcatAATTTTGGCTGCTGCCTGCAAAAAAAAATATCTCAGATACACACAAGGAACGAATTTATTCCTGGtaaaatttgaaatatttttaacGAACCTGTGTGCAGATGAACACACCCGTCAGGTTCAGATCAATCACCTCCTGCCACTGGGCTGTCTTCATTCTCATCAACAATCCATCCCTGGTAATACCTGAAATATTTTACTACACATAAACATCAAATAAATTTCGGCAATATGTCACGGGAGACGAGCAAGCAATATCTGACCTGCATTGTTTATTAACACATCAACAGTTCCCCATGCCTCAACTGCCTGCATATATAAAATTAGAACATCAACAGAGCATCATTCAAACTAAACAATCAACAGATAGAAATATCCTTACCGTTTTTATCATCGACTCAACATCTGCTTCTTTTGAGACATCTCCCCCGAAAGTAAGAGCTTGGCCACCAGAAGCTTCAATCTACAACATAACAGCATCATCAATTCTGTAGATCAATATTATACAAACAACGACATGAACTGATTTATCAGCACTTGGTATTAGTAATACCGCATTACTATGTGTCATCAAAAACACTTAATACAAAAAACTGGATAGATTTATCTCAAATTCGATGGATCGAAATATTTCACAAGATGCAAGTCTATAGTCATTAGCGATAGACGGTGTCCAATCAGTGAAATATAATTTGGAGAAAGAGTCAAGAGGCATGATACACTAGTTTTTCCCAAAGACAACGTAGAAACCGCTACTCAATTTTACCAATAAACCGCAGTAACCAACACATTCTGATCATATAAACAAATATTCCCTTGACTTTTGATCTCTGGAATGTTATAAAATATATATTGCATCTTTTGGTGGAGAACTTTTACTTAAGATACATATCTGAAAGATAATAAGAGATGCACAATTTTAGTATTCACCTCTTTACAAACTTCTTCTGCCTCCTTTGATGACCTAGCATAATTAACCAGAACCTGCGCCAAGACTTAATGATCAAATTTCACAGTATGCGAAGTAAAACTAGTTTTTTAAGCCGACCTCGGTATCTTTTAAAGATTACATCACGTACCTTTTTCATAAAAGCTTTAAAGATAAACACAGTGGcctttaaaataaaaaaaaaaagtatttttattagaaaTGATGACAAACTATAAAAGACAAGTACCGGTGTACACCGTAGAGCTAATAGTACTATTTGATTACCACATAACCATAACAATAAAAGTTTGACACTGTTTACTATGATCAACTCAACAGCACCGAATAAGATAGGAGTGTGTCCATCAATGTAAACCTTTCAAAAATAATACTGTTTGACTACTCCATAACCATAAAAATAAAAGTTTGACACTGGTTACTCTGATCAACTCGACAGCACCGAATAAGAAAGGAATATGCACATCAATGTAAGCATGTCACATGCAGTATCGGCTAGATGCTAGAATTTCTGACCTTGCAACCAGCTTTTCCCAAAGCCAAAGCAATTGCCTTCCCAATACCTCTAGAAGCTCCTGTCACAACAACAACAGGAGCTTCCACGGTTTTTGTACCTTCAACGCTTGCTTGCTCAATTGTAGCAACCTGGGATCTTACACCTACATGAGTTGAATTTGACATTACTCGGCATTCTAAAAGTGTTATAAGCTTGGTTCAGGTTAAGTATATTAAACAGGAAGGACAAACAAATTGCAGAAAGAAAGCAAATTACTGGAACAATTCTTTTATCCTATCAGATTTTGACAGTTCAAAGCATTTTCCATTTTTAAACTCATAAAATAGGCTTTTACTAGCATATTACTTTTCATATCACCTAGTTTTATAAAATTAGCAGACTCAAATTCTATGTTCCTAAAAATTGGGCTAACCTAACACTGTTAAGATCAACCTTCCCCAAACACACAGTAGTACCTAGCAGTTACTTGAAGCAAGGTGCCACAAAAACCTATGCCCGACCCAAACACCTACATGCATTGCAGCCATATATTTCAGCACTCTAAATGTATTTACAAGGTTGACTCTGGGGTTTTAACGAACCGAGTCAAGCCTAGCCAAGCTTTGCCTGCTCTCGTAAGATTAACTGAACTCGAGCTTCCAAACCGAGCATAAGGTCATGGTAAATCTAGGCTCTTTTAAAGATTCGTGAAACACAAAC
This genomic interval from Apium graveolens cultivar Ventura chromosome 8, ASM990537v1, whole genome shotgun sequence contains the following:
- the LOC141681025 gene encoding 3-oxoacyl-[acyl-carrier-protein] reductase 4-like isoform X2, with protein sequence MAASIAGSAVAAFKSTGIASRVSGEPKLYRFGKSVQLQKQHSFGLECRFNSSFASSGVRSQVATIEQASVEGTKTVEAPVVVVTGASRGIGKAIALALGKAGCKVLVNYARSSKEAEEVCKEIEASGGQALTFGGDVSKEADVESMIKTAVEAWGTVDVLINNAGITRDGLLMRMKTAQWQEVIDLNLTGVFICTQAAAKIMMKKKKGRIINIASVVGLVGNAGQANYSAAKAGVIGFTKAVAKEYSSRNINVNAVAPGFIASDMTAKLGEDIEKKILGTIPLGRYGQPEEVAGLVEFLALNPAAAYMTGQVLTIDGGMVM
- the LOC141681027 gene encoding TLC domain-containing protein At5g14285, with the protein product MEKILNALMSTYIGSDTLTLYSSPLATFIFMFLIIYLFSYFKLFSSWDSKHRADASSSFTSLAHGTPAVVLSVFAILQDSESQSQSQLSVFTSPNTMFQNMVLDFSIAYFVIDLLHYMVFLPTDILFIAHHLATLYVFATCRFVVCHGSVPILVLLILAEITSACQNTWSLAGYRKSDFPAARRLHQFLSPLFYGFYTVVRGVLGPLFVYRMGVFYTSGAADGAVPRWAWISWMCVIVCAVLLSILWITDKWIAFYKSNHKMKNMIQN
- the LOC141681025 gene encoding 3-oxoacyl-[acyl-carrier-protein] reductase 4-like isoform X1, which translates into the protein MAASIAGSAVAAFKSTGIASRVSGEPKLYRFGKSVQLQKQHSFGLECRFNSSFASSGVRSQVATIEQASVEGTKTVEAPVVVVTGASRGIGKAIALALGKAGCKATVFIFKAFMKKVLVNYARSSKEAEEVCKEIEASGGQALTFGGDVSKEADVESMIKTAVEAWGTVDVLINNAGITRDGLLMRMKTAQWQEVIDLNLTGVFICTQAAAKIMMKKKKGRIINIASVVGLVGNAGQANYSAAKAGVIGFTKAVAKEYSSRNINVNAVAPGFIASDMTAKLGEDIEKKILGTIPLGRYGQPEEVAGLVEFLALNPAAAYMTGQVLTIDGGMVM